Proteins encoded together in one Mercenaria mercenaria strain notata chromosome 18, MADL_Memer_1, whole genome shotgun sequence window:
- the LOC123538515 gene encoding uncharacterized protein LOC123538515, with product MEVSSIIVIFSMLLGHTVGISKKVYYMDSALDCGYIGSQTIESGQSVTVNAKEKDTSSSSQTTGIHDPAAVGLVIGIIGSIFGVKFIAPCVGICCFRKYRARLWPFAFEHKKK from the exons ATGGAAGTCTCCAGTATAATAGTAATATTCAGTATGCTGCTTGGACACACAGTGGGGATAAGTAAAAAAGTTT ATTATATGGACTCTGCCCTTGACTGTGGTTACATTGGTTCACAGACTATAGAAAGTGGCCAGTCTGTAACTGTCAATGCTAAGGAGAAAGATACATCATCATCCTCTCAA ACGACAGGTATCCACGATCCAGCTGCAGTAGGACTTGTGATAGGTATTATTGGATCtatttttggagtcaaatttatTGCACCGTGTGTTGGTATCTGTTGCTTTCGAAAATACCGAGCTAGGCTTTGGCCATTTGCTTTTGAAcacaagaaaaaatga
- the LOC123539004 gene encoding neuroligin-4, Y-linked-like translates to MVTTNLGDIIGFTDRVNFGNQNFQVRKFLGIPYAEPPVGDLRFEKPVMKTRFMTPFKAHKYSPKCPQPQLVNETISEDCLYLNIFAPEISSTNAETKPVMIWIHGGGFISGYSKTYDGDVISVLADVIIVTLNYRLGALGFFSTHDSVAKGNYGLWDQHLAIRWVNENIADFGGDTTNITIFGESAGSSSVIYQMLYPGNKGLFKRAIAESGTIAAWAVSNGNANYESSIEFAQYVGCGDLSNISACLKSKTEADMISATVTLESLKYSEVNKSWAPVFDDEFVLAKTPDILSELSDPNLRSKYLHFWDLDLMIGANNYDGVSYLYLLMVLINNTTPASISYNISVQQFDNIIVPRAIEAWLGETPAELASDLTILEYTDLNDPHNTIKRLQNAIDIWSEYTVNAPMISTANAHSSAVSSTYVYQFSAAPPKRLIAIPPELEGPDVACHSDEMPFLFGFTESIRKYWNFSENSIDPKDYHLSLEIITMWTNFAKSGNPNIPKKLNTLNGETWPAYDGNGEMYLEIASKQSKIKQRLRAEQVVLWNYLLPEMQAFAKQKP, encoded by the exons ATGGTGACTACTAATTTAGGAGATATCATTGGTTTTACTGATCGAGTAAACTTTGGCAATCAGAATTTTCAAGTAAGAAAATTTCTCGGAATTCCGTATGCTGAACCACCAGTAGGAGATCTGCGTTTTGAAAAGCCTGTCATGAAGACACGATTTATGACGCCCTTTAAAGCGCATAAATACTCACCGAAATGCCCTCAACCGCAACTTGTAAATGAGACCATTTCTGAAGACTGTCTTTATCTCAACATATTTGCACCTGAAATATCCAGCACAAATGCAGAAACAAAGCCGGTAATGATTTGGATTCATGGAGGAGGATTTATTTCAGGATATAGCAAAACTTATGACGGTGATGTAATCAGTGTCCTTGCTGATGTCATCATTGTTACACTTAATTACCGACTTGGTGCTTTAGGATTTTTTAGTACTCATGACTCTGTCGCAAAAGGCAACTATGGTTTATGGGACCAACATCTAGCTATTCGCTGGGTGAACGAAAACATTGCTGACTTCGGTGGAGATACTACAAATATAACCATATTTGGGGAGTCAGCCGGTTCAAGTAGCGTTATATACCAGATGCTCTACCCTGGCAATAAAGGATTATTTAAACGAGCAATAGCAGAAAGTGGAACTATTGCTGCCTGGGCTGTTTCAAATGGAAATGCAAATTATGAATCATCTATAGAATTTGCTCAATACGTGGGATGTGGTGACTTGTCTAATATTTCTGcgtgtttaaaaagtaaaacagagGCCGACATGATTTCTGCGACCGTAACGCTTGAAAGTCTGAAATACAGTGAAGTAAACAAAAGTTGGGCCCCCGTCTTTGATGATGAATTTGTACTTGCAAAGACTCCTGATATATTATCTGAGCTGTCCGATCCAAACTTACGATCAAAATATTTGCACTTTTGGGATCTTGATCTAATGATAGGTGCAAACAATTATGACGGTGTTAGTTACCTATATTTGTTGATGGTTTTAATTAACAATACTACCCCAGCCTCAATCAGCTACAACATTTCTGTGCAACAATTTGATAATATCATTGTGCCCAGAGCAATTGAAGCCTGGCTTGGCGAAACTCCAGCTGAACTGGCGTCAGATCTAACAATACTGGAGTACACGGATTTGAACGATCCACATAACACCATAAAGCGTTTGCAGAATGCTATTGATATTTGGTCCGAATATACAGTAAATGCTCCTATGATATCCACTGCAAATGCACATTCAAGTGCCGTGTCATCTACATACGTCTATCAGTTTTCGGCAGCACCTCCAAAACGTCTTATAGCGATTCCACCTGAACTGGAAGGACCAGATGTTGCCTGTCATTCGGACGAAATGCCCTTCCTATTCGGTTTTACAGAAAGTATCCGGAAGTACTGGAACTTTTCTGAAAATAGTATTGACCCAAAGGATTACCATTTGTCATTGGAAATAATAACTATGTGGACGAACTTCGCGAAATCCGG GAACCCCAACATACCTAAGAAACTTAATACACTTAACGGTGAAACTTGGCCGGCGTATGACGGAAATGGTGAAATGTATCTTGAAATAGCATCCAAGCAGTCGAAGATCAAACAACGTCTTAGAGCTGAACAAGTTGTGCTCTGGAACTATCTGCTGCCGGAAATGCAAGCCTTTGCGAAACAGAAGCCGTGA